A stretch of the Lactuca sativa cultivar Salinas chromosome 9, Lsat_Salinas_v11, whole genome shotgun sequence genome encodes the following:
- the LOC111905651 gene encoding uncharacterized protein LOC111905651 — protein MIHKHAFEALDRSLKDILGCHLRNNTKLPLGGKAIVFGGDFKRILHVVPNGSRQDIVNATISSSYNWSNFKVLILTKKMRLSLQTSNIEETTTFANWILNIGEGKVGGLNDGEAIIDIPDDILITDSSDPIGSLITFVYPSIVENANNPMSFQERAILASKNEVVQEINNRLLSLFLGDKKEYLSSDSLCHSDFVHDDFDESLYSPDVLNGLRPSCMPIHKLVIKVGVPVMLLKNIDQKHGLCNGTRLRVIALGKRVTEPEIIYGSHIGKHTFIPNMSLTLSDKKIPFTF, from the coding sequence ATGATTCACAAGCATGCCTTTGAAGCTTTGGATAGATCTTTGAAGGATATATTGGGTTGTCATCTTCGTAACAACACAAAATTGCCACTTGGAGGAAAAGCAATTGTTTTTGGAGGTGATTTCAAACGAATTCTACATGTTGTTCCTAATGGAAGTAGACAAGACATCGTCAATGCTACAATAAGTTCCTCCTATAATTGGTCAAATTTCAAGGTCTtaatattaacaaaaaaaatgagGTTAAGTCTTCAAACATCTAATATTGAAGAAACAACCACATTTGCAAACTGGATTTTGAACATAGGTGAAGGAAAGGTTGGTGGTTTAAACGATGGCGAGGCAATTATTGATATACCAGATGATATTCTCATTACAGATTCATCGGATCCTATTGGTTCATTAATTACATTTGTCTATCCTTCTATTGTTGAAAATGCCAATAATCCGATGTCTTTTCAAGAAAGAGCAATCCTTGCATCGAAAAATGAAGTTGTTCAAGAAATAAATAATCGTTTGTTATCATTATTTCTTGGAGATAAAAAAGAATACTTAAGTTCAGATAGTCTTTGTCATTCAGATTTTGTACACGATGACTTTGACGAATCTTTATACTCTCCTGATGTTCTAAATGGACTTAGACCTTCATGTATGCCAATTCATAAATTGGTAATAAAAGTTGGTGTTCCGGTTATGTTATTGAAGAATATTGACCAGAAACACGGTTTGTGTAATGGAACAAGGCTGCGAGTTATAGCATTGGGTAAGCGTGTTACAGAACCAGAGATAATTTATGGAAGTCATATAGGAAAACATACGTTTATTCCAAACATGTCACTAACCCTGTCGGATAAAAAGATTCCTTTCACCTTTTAG